A portion of the Chlamydia caviae GPIC genome contains these proteins:
- a CDS encoding ABC transporter permease: MDIPLKSSHPTLWQRMKGNTMFMVGISILGTLILSAVLLPWIYPNYEQTSLEHTLSQPGKMFPFGTDSLGRCMLARTVQGIRLSLLIAVTATLIDVFVGLLWSTIALSAGKKVAFLMMRITEILFSIPRIPVIILLLVIFDHGILPLILAMTLTGWIPIARIIYGQFLLLENKEFVLSAKTMNASTFHILRKHLLPNTLTPIISTLIFTIPGAIYTEAFISFLGLGIQPPQASLGTLVKEGINAIDYYPWLFFIPSFFMITLSISFNLIGEGAKALFIEENSHA; this comes from the coding sequence ATGGATATTCCTTTAAAATCTTCTCACCCCACTCTATGGCAACGTATGAAAGGAAATACCATGTTTATGGTAGGCATCTCCATACTAGGAACCTTAATCCTAAGTGCTGTTCTCCTTCCATGGATTTACCCTAATTACGAACAGACATCTTTAGAACATACCTTATCCCAACCAGGGAAAATGTTTCCTTTTGGAACCGATTCTCTAGGACGTTGTATGCTCGCTAGAACGGTTCAAGGTATTCGCCTATCGTTACTGATTGCAGTAACAGCAACCCTTATTGATGTCTTTGTAGGCCTTCTTTGGTCTACAATAGCGCTATCCGCAGGGAAAAAAGTCGCTTTCCTGATGATGCGGATTACAGAAATCCTATTTTCTATTCCTAGAATCCCTGTAATCATTCTTCTTCTTGTTATCTTTGATCATGGGATTCTTCCCTTGATTCTTGCGATGACGCTTACAGGATGGATCCCCATAGCACGCATTATCTACGGGCAATTCTTATTATTAGAAAATAAAGAGTTTGTACTTTCTGCAAAGACTATGAACGCATCTACTTTTCATATTCTTAGAAAGCATCTTCTTCCCAATACACTTACACCGATTATCTCTACGCTCATTTTTACTATTCCCGGAGCGATATATACAGAAGCCTTTATTAGCTTTTTAGGCTTAGGGATTCAGCCTCCACAAGCCAGTCTAGGAACATTAGTAAAAGAAGGGATTAACGCTATTGACTACTATCCTTGGTTGTTTTTCATTCCATCATTTTTCATGATTACACTCTCAATAAGCTTTAATCTTATTGGTGAGGGAGCAAAAGCTCTATTCATAGAGGAAAACTCTCATGCCTGA
- a CDS encoding ABC transporter ATP-binding protein, with product MPDTLLNIQNLTIASNNPRKLLIDNLSLTIKKRHGLALVGENGSGKTTITKAILGFLPDNCEIIEGNIFFEDQDLKTMSYKNFQKIRGRKIATVLQNAMGSLTPSMRIGAQIVETLRQHTPLTKKEAYTKAIELLTSVRIPNPERCFHLYPFELSGGMRQRTVIAISLASSPELILADEPTTALDSVSQAQVLRILRKVHKENNTAMLLVTHNLALVTELCDDIAIIKDGQLIETGSVKEIFSSPQHPYTKRLLKAVSKIPLTASSSPILKAKLATLRNTDTLQTIHE from the coding sequence ATGCCTGATACCTTGCTCAACATACAAAATCTAACGATAGCATCAAATAATCCACGTAAATTGCTGATAGACAATCTTAGCCTTACAATCAAAAAACGCCATGGCCTAGCTTTAGTTGGAGAGAATGGTTCGGGAAAAACAACAATTACTAAGGCGATTCTTGGTTTCCTTCCAGATAATTGTGAAATTATAGAAGGAAATATCTTCTTTGAAGATCAGGACTTAAAGACCATGTCTTATAAAAATTTCCAAAAGATCCGCGGAAGAAAAATCGCTACGGTATTGCAAAATGCTATGGGATCCCTCACCCCATCTATGCGTATAGGGGCGCAAATTGTAGAAACCTTACGACAACATACTCCCCTAACAAAAAAAGAAGCTTATACAAAAGCTATAGAACTATTAACAAGCGTACGTATACCGAATCCAGAACGCTGTTTTCATCTCTATCCTTTTGAATTAAGTGGGGGCATGCGTCAACGTACGGTAATCGCGATATCTTTAGCAAGCTCTCCAGAACTTATTCTTGCTGATGAACCTACAACAGCTCTAGATTCCGTATCACAAGCTCAAGTATTGCGCATACTTCGTAAGGTCCATAAGGAAAATAATACAGCAATGTTGTTAGTTACTCACAATCTCGCCTTAGTAACAGAACTCTGTGATGATATTGCGATTATTAAAGATGGCCAACTTATAGAAACAGGAAGCGTAAAAGAAATTTTTTCTTCTCCACAGCATCCTTATACCAAGCGTCTTTTAAAGGCTGTATCGAAAATCCCTCTGACAGCCTCCTCTTCGCCTATTTTAAAAGCGAAGCTT